The genomic window GGCAATTTCCCGGAACACAAACGGCGTCGGGCAAGAGCGAAGCCATCGCGTTGGCCGCGGACCGCCGGATCTTTGTCGTCGGTGGTGGCCAGATCTATCAACAGTGGTTCCCGCTGTGCACAGAATTGTGGTGGACCAGGGTTTGGGCGAACTTGACAGGCGACACCCGGGTGGATCTGCCACTGGAAGACTTCGAATTGGTTTCGCAGACCAGTTTGCCGGCGACGGCGAAAGACGATTATCCAACCGATTGGCTGAGGATGCGTCGCAAGGCCAGCAGCCTACGTCGATTGGAGTGACCCGCGAAATTCCGGTCGCGAGGGAAAGATTGCCAGCGTCCCAGTTGATTGACAGCCTCCCGGGGATAAGTGCCCTGGGTAAAAGGCCAGTTGGCCACGGGAGTTCACTTCGGAAGACGCAGGATGCCAGAAAAGACGCAGGATTCTAGAAAAGAAGGATCGGGGTTCAGAAGTTGCGATTGAACGCCGATGCTAGCAATTTCAACTTCTGCGGGCTCCGTTCGCTGGCTCATTTTTCTTTGGAGTTGGAAGCTGCAAGTCACCCAGCGTTGAAGCGGGTTGTTAAGACTTAGCGACTTCCCCCAAAAAAATTCCGGATTGCTTTTGTCGCTTCCACTTGAGCAAAAAGGGGGCCGACTGCTATAGTCCGCGATCCGCTGGCGAAGACGCTCTTGCGTTCTGTCGCCAACCCATGTCTGCGTGACATGAAAACGCACAGAAATCTAACATCCTTCGCAGCTGCTCTCGGAGTATCGCCATGCCCCGTCTGATGGGCGTCGACATCCCCAACGACAAACAGATTCAATACTCGCTGACTTACCTGTACGGCCTGGGGCTGTATCGGGCTCGCGAGGTGTGTGAAAAGCTGGGCATCGACCCAGTGACACCTGCCAGCGACATCAGTGATGAAGATGTGGGTCGCATCGCAGCCCTTTTGGAGCGAGATTATCTCGTCGAGGGGCCGCTGCGTCGTCAAGTGACTCAAAACATCAGCCGCATGCGGGAAATCAAATCCTACCGCGGCATTCGGCACCGTGTCAGCTTGCCTGTTCGTGGGCAACGCACCAAGACCAACGCCCGG from Rhodopirellula halodulae includes these protein-coding regions:
- the rpsM gene encoding 30S ribosomal protein S13; the protein is MGVDIPNDKQIQYSLTYLYGLGLYRAREVCEKLGIDPVTPASDISDEDVGRIAALLERDYLVEGPLRRQVTQNISRMREIKSYRGIRHRVSLPVRGQRTKTNARTRKGPRKTVAGKKGVKDLR